CCAAGTCGGCCGAGTTGCGTCGATTCAGCCAGGAGACCCGGTCAAACTCCGCTTGGAGCTCTACCCCGAGCAGCTGAAATACATCCCCGCCAACGTCACCGCCCAAATCACCGCTACCACAGCATTCGGCGCCAAATATGTCGACCTGCTGATACCGGAGCACCCCAGCCCGAAGCGGCTGGCGAGTGGCGCGGTGGTGATATCACGCAACGTCAGCACTGAGGTGAACACGGTGTTCGAGAACCTCGTGGGGGTGCTGAACCAGGTCGACACCCCCAAGCTCAACGCTGTGCTCACCGCGGTGGGTGATGCTCTGCGCGGCAAGGGTGAAGCCATCGGCGAGGCCACCACCGACTTCCACCAGGTCCTGTCGGAAATCAATCCCCGCAGTGAAACCATCCGCGCCGACTGGCGGGCGTTGAAGGGATTCAGCGACACCTACAGCGCGGCCGCACGCAACATCGTGACGGTGCTCGATGCGGCCGCCACCACCAGCGCCACCATCACCCGCAACGTCCCGGCATTGGACTCGTTGCTGCTCAACGTCGCCGGGCTGTCGCGCAGCGGCACCAACCTAATCGGCCCGAATAAGGACAACCTGGTGCACGGCATCAACCTGCTGGAGTCCACCACCCGACTGTTGATGAAGTACAACCCCGAATTAACCTGCACGCTGGTCGGCGGAAAGAACGTCTTGGATTTCGGCTTCTTGGATGTTGCCGGCGGCCACAACGGCTACTCGGTGATCCTCGACGTCGCGTTGCTGCTGGGCGATGACACCTACCGCTTCCCCGATAATCTGCCGATCAACGGCGCCAAGGGCGGACCCGGCGGCCAGCCAGGCTGCGGATCGCTGCCCGACGTCGCCAAGAACTTCCCGCAGCGCTACCTGGTCACCAACACCGGGTGGGGTACCGGGATGGACGTGCGGCCCAACCCGGGCATCGGCTTCCCCGGATACGTCGACTATGCCCCGGTCACCCGCGGCGATCTCAGACCACCCAGCATTCGTCATCCGGGGCCACCAGCGCCGGGTCCAGTCCCGGGAACCGCCGGCTACAACAGCCCGGCACCCTATGGTGCGCCGCAGTACGCACCGGACGGAACGCCGCTATTTCCCGGCCTGCCGCCAGCGCCTCCGCCCGGGCGGCCACGCGAACCCGGACCGCCGCCGGCCGGATCAGAACCGTTCGTGCCGCCGGTGCCCTCCGGTGAGCAACCGACCTGCGGAATCCTCAATCAGCAGTGCGTGCAGCTGGAACCGCCGTATGCTCCAGCGCCCTGACCCGCCGTCAAGAGTCCACACGATCGAGCAGATATCTGAGGAAAGGCCGACATGCGAGAGAATTTGGTAGGCGCGCTGTGGCGCCTTGCCATCTACGCCGTCGTGTCCGCGCTTGGCATGTTCGCACTGATCGCTGTGTTCGGGCAGCTGCGCTTTCAGCCGGAGAAAACCTACAAGGCCCAGTTCGCCAACGTGTCTGGGCTGGAAGGCGGAAACTTTGTCCGGATCGCCGGCGTCGAGGTTGGCAAGGTCAAAAACATCTCCATCCAGCCCGACGCCACGGTGTTCGTCGAGTTCAGCGTGGCCAATTCAGTGGTGCTCACCGAGGGCACTAGGGCCGCCATCCGTTTCGCCGACCTCATCGGCGGCAGATATATGGCACTGGAAGAAGGAGCCGGGGGGAGTCAAGCGGCTGCGCCCGGGTGCGACAATCCCGCTGAGCCGCACCGAGCCGGCGCTGGACCTCGACGCGTTGATCGGCGGGTTTCGGCCACTGTTTCGCGCGCTGGACCCGGATCAGGTCAACAAGCTGACCGGCCAACTGATCGCGGCCTTCCAGGGGCAGGGCGGGACAATCGGTTCCTTCCTCGACCAGGCTGCGGCGCTGACCAACACC
This Mycobacterium xenopi DNA region includes the following protein-coding sequences:
- a CDS encoding MCE family protein; translated protein: MKTKRREAGLHPALWTVILIASITGGILLTIAAFNRDLQPYARVTLASDRAGLVMEPGAKVKLRGVQVGRVASIQPGDPVKLRLELYPEQLKYIPANVTAQITATTAFGAKYVDLLIPEHPSPKRLASGAVVISRNVSTEVNTVFENLVGVLNQVDTPKLNAVLTAVGDALRGKGEAIGEATTDFHQVLSEINPRSETIRADWRALKGFSDTYSAAARNIVTVLDAAATTSATITRNVPALDSLLLNVAGLSRSGTNLIGPNKDNLVHGINLLESTTRLLMKYNPELTCTLVGGKNVLDFGFLDVAGGHNGYSVILDVALLLGDDTYRFPDNLPINGAKGGPGGQPGCGSLPDVAKNFPQRYLVTNTGWGTGMDVRPNPGIGFPGYVDYAPVTRGDLRPPSIRHPGPPAPGPVPGTAGYNSPAPYGAPQYAPDGTPLFPGLPPAPPPGRPREPGPPPAGSEPFVPPVPSGEQPTCGILNQQCVQLEPPYAPAP